A DNA window from Calliphora vicina chromosome 1, idCalVici1.1, whole genome shotgun sequence contains the following coding sequences:
- the yem gene encoding yemanuclein, producing the protein MTEAKRVTLTTISSTVSSSLMTAGSSNPSRFGADFLAQTEKPTTGTTSSAAAKGSTKTIRLNVELFQTDSSKYPEFNYAKLLHLEKKKLKKLKQKSNGYSDPFEDNDDDVARIAKELEKKYGNTYSSGRGKNKRDDVDIGMGYDESDSFIDNTEAYDELIPDEVETIEGGFYINCGALEFKKLHTESYTTKTDEIIKMPNRPKKRVISSSSEDSSSSGDDDEDDDDDSEDDDDDETSVETSKSKSSASTSDKKSKPSTATTSNPAKKKPVAPENGGPAKKNKEKSLTSGLSCSASSSPKIPAEERASDVERNAKKVEKTTTVKDMLKAQRDNFLKSQTTSSNGEGKGNSSAEDDDDSSSDDSEDDDDEEGESDDNSDSNQSATQASKDKKQASGTEDQGNEKLRTSDTNLPEMESDVLTSIIEFRDGAKSQNLIGKKFQFDDKLSENFLKIDDSLLCIDKAQRNMVFAHLEFHLSLPKYFFLRKAKQLRIKEEKLKSKRSFNKLHKAITETMSAVTASYEAELRRYSELLASNTNAEQPPKMPKKKFPWNTNLRNLLYDVYQGRWTSYPVLGTRKETLEDFITNYMREKVVEIWPKGWMRYEELQKEIEKRKTAAKKAKEKKKIASATTSGQSSPNPNVSNNPLTSIQIASVSSLAGATTTTGLPNATSTTATAQPVSYLKQFEDFARSNANSDTDSVASSSTSSTLKRKNPDATRNKPMKPKTAKLNGDQTKSINNGSNNNKNAPPTISVDLVSPSKRTDHSINHIMSPTEGSAATTSTASSIFSATTAAVSQPSKHSTSTHVIDLDNYKSVGDILQTSKQIQAAANAATSLLTTVSRRESSGDSEIEIVGVFPAKQQNKKLKVNNRSAASNSNYNFNTEKTSTSSSHHHHNNSNNRKKGGGNSGLTNLPVMDVNKMVNTLMELGDELQIKPILTSTAQQKTQSSSSSTQMSQGPGSHQ; encoded by the exons atgacAGAGGCAAAACGTGTAACACTAACTACTATTAGTAGTACGGTTAGCTCCTCCTTAATGACGGCTGGTTCGTCAAACCCATCACGATTCGGTGCAGATTTCTTAGCCCAAACAGAAAAGCCTACGACAGGCACTACTTCATCAGCGGCGGCAAAGGGTTCAACAAAAACGATACGTTTAAATGTTGAACTTTTTCAAACGGACTCTAGTAAATATCCAGAGTTTAATTATGCTAAATTGTTACATTTGGAAAAG aaaaaacttaaaaagttgAAACAAAAATCGAATGGATACTCCGATCCTTTTGAAGACAACGACGATGATGTAGCACGCATTGCCAAGGAACTCGAAAAGAAATATGGTAATACGTATAGCAGTGGTCGTGGTAAAAATAAAAGAGATGATGTCGACATTGGAATGGGTTATGATGAATCTGATTCATTTATCGACAATACAGAAGCG taTGATGAATTGATACCCGATGAAGTTGAAACCATTGAAGggggtttttatataaactgcggagctttagaatttaaaaagttGCACACCGAGTCGTACACTACTAAAACTGACGAAATTATCAAAATGCCCAATCGTCCGAAAAAGCGGGTAATTTCTTCATCATCAGAAGATTCTTCCTCTTCGGGTGACGACGATgaagatgatgacgatgattctgaagacgatgatgatgatgagacgTCGGTGGAAACGAGTAAATCAAAATCATCAGCCAGCACCAGtgataaaaaatcaaaaccatCAACTGCAACAACATCCAATCCTGCCAAAAAGAAACCAGTTGCTCCTGAAAATGGGGGACCGGCTAAGAAAAATAAGGAAAAGAGTCTAACCAGTGGCCTCTCATGTTCTGCTTCAAGTTCCCCCAAAATACCAGCAGAAGAAAGAGCCTCCGACGTAGAAAGGAATGCAAAGAAAGTGGAAAAAACCACCACTGTAAAAGATATGCTTAAGGCCCAAAGggataatttcttaaaatcacAAACCACATCATCAAATGGCGAAGGCAAAGGTAACTCATCTGCCGAGGATGATGATGATTCTTCTAGCGACGATTccgaagatgatgatgatgaagaggGCGAATCAGATGATAATAGTGATTCAAATCAAAGTGCAACTCAAGCATCTAAGGATAAAAAACAGGCATCTGGCACAGAAGATCAAGGCAACGaaa aaCTGAGAACAAGTGATACCAACCTTCCTGAAATGGAGTCAGATGTTTTAACCAGCATAATTGAATTTAGAGATGGCGCCAAGTCGCAGAATTTGATTGGCAAAAAGTTTCAATTCGATGATAAATTATCTGAAAACTTTCTCaa AATTGATGACTCTCTGTTGTGCATTGACAAGGCTCAACGAAATATGGTGTTTGCTCATTTGGAATTTCATCTTTCCCTGCcgaagtacttttttctaaggAAAGCCAAACAATTGCGTATTAAAGAAGAAAAGCTAAAGAGCAAACGTTCATTTAATAAGCTGCATAAGGCTATAACAGAAACAATGTCCGCAGTTACAGCCAGTTATGAAGCAGAGCTCCGAAGATATTCTGAActatt AGCGTCCAATACTAATGCGGAACAACCTCCCAAAATGCCAAAGAAAAAATTTCCCTGGAATACAAATTTAAg AAATCTTTTGTACGATGTCTACCAAGGACGTTGGACCTCATATCCCGTTTTGGGGACACGCAAAGAAACTCTCGAAGATTTCATTACCAACTATATGCGTGAAAAAGTTGTAGAGATATGGCCTAAAGGTTGGATGCGCTATGAAGAACTACAAAAAGAAATCGAAAAACGTAAAACGGCAGCTAAAAAGGCTAAAGAGAAGAAAAAGATCGCTTCAGCCACAACCTCAGGACAATCATCACCCAATCCCAATGTTTCGAACAATCCATTGACATCAATACAAATTGCATCTGTATCCTCATTAGCTGGAGCAACTACAACCACCGGTCTTCCCAATGCAACATCAACTACAGCGACAGCACAACCTGTCTCTTACTTGAAACAGTTTGAAGATTTCGCACGCTCTAATGCCAACTCAGACACAGATTCTGTAGCCAGCAGCAGTACATCATCGACATTGAAGCGTAAAAACCCAGATGCTACCCGCAATAAACCTATGAAACCTAAAACGGCAAAATTGAATGGGGACCAAACGAAATCCATAAATAATGGcagtaacaacaataaaaatgcaCCGCCTACCATATCGGTTGATTTGGTGTCGCCAAGCAAAAGAACTGATCACAGCATTAATCATATAATGTCACCTACAGAGGGATCTGCTGCGACTACTTCTACGGCTTCATCAATTTTTAGTGCCACCACAGCAGCTGTGTCACAGCCTTCAAAACATTCCACTAGTACACATGTCATTGATCTCGATAACTATAAGAGTGTGGGTGATATACTGCAAACATCAAAACAAATACAAGCGGCCGCAAATGCGGCAACTTCATTACTAACTACGGTTTCAAGACGTGAAAGCAGTGGCGATTCGGAAATTGAAATTGTTGGTGTTTTTCCGGCCAAgcagcaaaacaaaaaactgaaagTTAATAATCGTAGTGCAGCGTCAAATTCCAATTACAATTTTAATACTGAAAAGACTTCAACATCTAGTTCCCACCATCATCACAATAACAGTAATAATCGCAAAAAGGGTGGAGGCAACTCAGGCTTAACAAATCTACCGGTAATGGATGTAAATAAAATGGTTAATACTCTTATGGAATTGGGAGAT GAATTACAGATTAAACCAATTTTAACATCGACTGCTCAACAAAAGACACAGTCATCATCCTCATCAACCCAAATGTCACAGGGTCCTGGGTCGCATCAATGA
- the Tmtc4 gene encoding protein O-mannosyl-transferase Tmtc4: MKEFLNINYVKYNKILESIFAQTLLLCSLCYLCYGHALHGNLVFDDTVAIKRNKAINQLPTNFTAIFTSDFWGLSITDDDSHKSYRPLTSLMFHLEWVKWKFDPVHMKLVNLFIHTINTILVLLLLRKIRFSLFSHKEVALLAATLFAVHPVHTEAVSGIVSRADLMFCLIYLLTLLLCCLMHERYASWLPWLTICLTCLGVLFKESAITIPLSCVLMHYTLKRVHRLHWQQQLREMITKTNIFYALSTTSIVAIRLWIADFKSPKFRKADNPVAHAESFLTRVLSQNYLYVYNLQTLLNPLYLCFDWAFDCLRLVENLQDLRVLTILIVYVFIFTCLYKYQYNFAGVFGLLLIIIPFLPASGIIKVGFVIAERVLYVPSIGYCYLVSYGFMWLHETLRFRKTLSFGFIMLVLIFIVRCRQRSAEWLTEEELFTSALDVCPNNAKVHYNIARLSTDMKNNTKAFDHYHKAIELYPDYDSALMNLGNLYRATGNLKKAEKYLQKSLEVTPDLAAAWMNLGIVQAGSKQFKESLISYKNALKYRKNYPNCYYNMGNLYLEQNLYTEALNHWQSAVTLNPRFQKAWTNMLTMLDSKSMFEDALRLSEQALVHLPNENSILFLRANVFGKLGRYVEAEQLYKLVIAKEPLNYMFHTNLAVLYHRWNRLNDAIDSYRKALDANPQKASTARDNLGKLIKRLANEKLDN; the protein is encoded by the exons atgaaggaatttcttaatataaattacgttaaatataataaaatactcGAGTCCATATTTGCTCAAACCCTGCTGTTATGTTCCTTATGTTATTTGTGTTATGGCCATGCATTACATGGCAATTTGGTCTTTGATGATACAGTTGCAATTAAACGAAACAAAGCCATAAATCAGTTGCCCACTAATTTTACAGCCATTTTTACCAGTGACTTTTGGGGCTTAAGTATTACCGACGATGATTCACACAAATCTTACCGACCTCTTACCTCGTTGATGTTTCATCTGGAGTGGGTAAAGTGGAAATTTGATCCAGTTCATATGAAACTAGTAAACCTGTTTATACACACCattaatacaattttagttttattattgttgagaaaaatacgtttttctttattttcgcacAAAGAAGTGGCTTTATTGGCAGCCACATTATTTGCGGTACATCCTGTCCACACGGAAGCGGTGTCGGGTATAGTATCTAGGGCAGATCtgatgttttgtttaatataccTACTGACTTTACTATTATGTTGCTTAATGCATGAAAGATATGCATCTTGGTTACCGTGGTTGACAATATGTCTAACATGCCTGggagttttatttaaagaatcgGCCATAACGATACCTTTGTCGTGTGTACTTATGCATTATACCCTAAAACGTGTGCACAGATTGCACTGGCAACAACAATTAAGGGAAATGATAACaaaaaccaacattttttaCGCTTTATCTACAACTAGTATAGTCGCAATTCGCCTTTGGATAGCAGATTTCAAAAGTCCAAAATTTCGTAAAGCTGACAATCCCGTGGCCCATGCTGAAAGTTTTTTAACACGTGTGCTTTCACAAAATTATCTTTATGTGTATAATCTACAAACTCTTTTAAATCCTTTGTACCTGTGCTTTGACTGGGCCTTTGATTGCTTAAGACTTGTAGAAAATCTTCAAGATTTAAGAGTATTAACAATTCTCATTGTATATGTATTCATCTTCACCTGTCTCtataaatatcaatataattttgctGGCGTTTTCGGTTTACTGCTGATCATCATACCATTTTTACCTGCATCGGGCATAATTAAGGTGGGATTTGTTATTGCCGAACGAGTTTTATATGTCCCATCTATAGGATACTGTTATTTGGTGTCGTATGGTTTTATGTGGTTGCATGAGACTTTAAGATTTCGTAAAACTTTATCTTTTGGTTTTATCATGCTGGTGTTAATTTTCATTGTACGTTGTCGACAACGTTCTGCGGAATGGCTAACGGAAGAAGAATTATTTACCTCAGCTTTGGATGTGTGTCCCAATAATGCAAAG gTTCATTACAACATTGCTCGCTTATCTACCGATATGAAGAATAATACCAAAGCCTTTGATCACTATCACAAAGCCATTGAACTTTATCCCGATTATGATTCTGCCCTTATGAATTTAGGTAATCTTTATCGTGCTAcgggtaatttaaaaaaagccgaaaaatatctacaaaaatcTCTTGAAGTAACTCCAGATTTGGCTGCTGCTTGGATGAACTTAGGAATAGTGCAAGCTggcagtaaacaatttaaggaATCCTTAATAAGCTATAAGAATGCCTTGAAGTATCGTAAAAACTATCCGAATTGTTACTATAACATgggtaatttatatttagagcaAAATTTATACACTGAGGCGTTAAATCATTGGCAAAGTGCCGTTACCTTAAATCCACGTTTTCAAAAGGCCTGGACCAATATGCTGACAATGCTCGATTCGAAAAGTATGTTTGAAGATGCTCTGCGACTATCCGAACAAGCGCTTGTACATCTGCCCAatgaaaattcaatattatttttacgtGCCAATGTTTTTGGTAAATTGGGCCGTTATGTAGAAGCTGAACAATTGTATAAACTCGTTATAGCCAAGGAACCGTTAAATTACATGTTTCATACCAATTTAGCTGTACTCTATCATCGTTGGAATAGATTAAACGATGCCATTGATTCGTATCGAAAAGCCTTAGATGCTAATCCGCAAAAGGCATCCACAGCCAGAGATAATTTAGGTAAGCTAATAAAAAGATTGGCAAATGAAAAACTAGACAATTAA
- the Atg14 gene encoding beclin 1-associated autophagy-related key regulator, giving the protein MASSSSDESSKAPENFQVSSTSNDEDDDEVVELKGKPSKRLKRKLKSGVGGLDSATAPSIKCLICFTQQHRFHCRDCVKSGYITRKGLPHGECLSEKQQKYLNIQAGLKIFSQRYERLIKEKRSSENLMFEIKRHREQVDLLQQLIVEKKTNLQTLTEQRNELCKANSDKRKTLPKYPIKVKELEDYVLDRIEKIGKLRERHYSHLDKLKDVTRRGIRQLVEYIFPISEIVLKDERPPNKPKLPTSLSDDTETIAALADAKNTSYIRGKWIFHGSGISEMQYRIVAPSLPANGDYSAYLDWLKDNKDDVPKTTANEIVPSRVNGFRIVGALTYTTQLLQLICYYLNVRLPYKVVYGDFCKKLNEEQFLRKVSRLNSNIMYLAYTQQVKLRSLNENHTLENMLIILDPEKSDLGRHGFQEVANAPLMKSVDSLLIGIETATESESEDENSLRLDWESVPSLPTQQELINTNLMPTATGPQQQSTIAEGLMTSAANRLTSILRWIKK; this is encoded by the exons ATGGCTTCAAGTAGTAGTGACGAAAGTTCAAAAGCCCCTGAAAACTTTCAAGTTTCTAGCACCTCGAACGATGAAGATGATGACGAAGTTGTAGAATTGAAAGGCAAACCCTCAAAgagattaaaaagaaaattgaaatctGGTGTCGGAGGTTTGGATAGTGCTACGGCACCAtccataaaatgtttaatatgttTTACACAGCAACATAGATTTCACTGCCGTGATTGTGTTAAATCCGGATACATAACACGCAAGGGTCTGCCCCATGGCGAATG ttTATCGGAAAAAcaacagaaatatttaaatatacaagcAGGCCTGAAAATCTTCAGCCAACGCTATGAACGTTTGATAAAAGAAAAGCGATCGAGTGAGAATCTTATGTTTGAAATCAAGCGTCATCGAGAACAAGTGGATTTATTGCAACAGCTAATTGTCGAGAAGAAAACCAATTTGCAAACACTCACTGAACAACGCAACGAATTGTGTAAAGCCAATTCGGATAAACGTAAAACGTTGCCAAAGTATCCAATTAAGGTTAAAGAACTGGAAGACTATGTGTTGGATCGCATAGAGAAAATAGGAAAATTACGCGAACGTCATTATTCGCACTTAGACAAACTTAAAGATGTTACCCGTCGCGGTATTAGACAATTGGTAGAATATATATTTCCCATATCGGAAATTGTGCTCAAGGATGAACGTCCTCCTAACAAACCAAAATTGCCTACATCCCTATCAGATGATACAGAAACTATAGCCGCTTTGGCCGATGCTAAGAACACATCGTATATACGTGGTAAATGGATTTTTCATGGGAGTGGCATAAGTGAGATGCAATATCGTATTGTGGCACCATCATTGCCGGCAAATGGTGACTATTCAGCGTACCTGGATTGGTTGAAAGACAACAAAGACGATGTGCCCAAGACGACAGCTAACGAAATAGTGCCGAGTCGCGTTAATGGCTTTCGTATTGTGGGTGCTTTGACGTATACAACACAATTATTGCAAttgatttgttattatttaaatgtgAGATTACCTTATAAAGTAGTTTATGG agatttttgtaaaaaattaaatgaggaACAATTTTTACGCAAAGTATCTAGGCTTAATTCAAATATTATGTATTTAGCCTATACACAACAGGTTAAATTGCGCTCTCTCAATGAGAATCATACATTGGAAAATATGCTTATTATATTGGATCCAGAAAAGAGTGATTTGGGACGTCATGGTTTTCAAGAAGTGGCAAATGCACCATTAATGAAATCTGTAGATTCACTACTTATTGGCATTGAAACGGCCACAGAATCAGAATCAGAAG ATGAAAATTCCTTACGTTTGGATTGGGAGTCAGTGCCCAGCTTACCAACCCAACAGGAACTtatcaatacaaatttaatgcCCACAGCAACTGGGCCACAACAACAATCCACCATTGCCGAGGGACTAATGACATCGGCGGCCAATCGTTTAACATCTATATTGCGTTGGATCAa AAAATGA
- the Atg4b gene encoding cysteine protease ATG4D isoform X1 has protein sequence MSSITMYPCLKKFPYCNTHSQMNYDGLLTQLTDEKLTLFQGRSTVATTTAANIIPVEEGAIEEEQAATIQCVKRPPTGASANTSKSEVSTPQRKISTSSRFINAFQQLYTTSSGSCVNNAVESDDNDGNTASSTSTSTPAAGRTPTKGMESKLLTMWHNVKYGWSGKLKSNFSKEQPVWLLGRCYHRKATPSSSMETSAELSNNPCQDNGIISSAYDTIQQVNSENIMTPNSNTAPLYPILNPQQVEEIVVPQELATDATENQVGDNPWEEGIEGFKRDFYSRIWMTYRREFPLMNGSNYTSDCGWGCMLRSGQMLLAQALICHFLGRTWRYDSESQLHSTYEDNMHKKIIKWFGDSSSKSSPFSIHTLVGLGEKMGKKPGDWYGPASVSYLLRQALKNAAQENADFDNLVIYVAKDCTIYIGDIESECCIPEPTPKPHVPWRKPETPKSLEAKQNWKSLIVLIPLRLGTEKLNPVYAHCLKLLLSTEYCIGIIGGRPKHSLYFVGFQEDKLIHLDPHYCQEMVDVNQENFPLHSFHCKSPRKLKTNKMDPSCCIGFYCQTKTDFDNFVESVQMYLHPMRCASGSLEKQLPVNTQQQQMPSSLTNSFTETSSSSQYAEMNYPLFSFSRGRCLQHETHNEMSDSLYKPLQRQLQQINNDSLTAASNDDDSETEEFVLL, from the exons ATGAGTTCAATAACAATGTATCCGTGTTTAAAGaaatttccttattgcaatacACATTCGCAGATGAACTATGATGGTCTATTGACGCAGTTAACGGATGAGAAATTGACATTGTTTCAAGGGAGATCAACGGTGGCGACAACAACCGCTGCTAATATAATACCTGTAGAGGAGGGAGCCATCGAGGAGGAACAGGCAGCTACTATACAATGTGTTAAAAGACCTCCTACTGGAGCGTCGGCAAATACCAGTAAATCAGAAGTTTCAACACCTCAAAGAAAAATATCTACATCTTCACGTTTTATCAATGCTTTTCAACAGCTATACACCACTTCAAGTGGTTCCTGTGTTAATAATGCAGTAGAAAGTGATGACAACGATGGCAACACCGCATCATCGACTTCGACATCAACACCGGCTGCTGGTAGAACTCCCACAAAAGGCATGGAGTCAAAGTTGCTTACCATGTGGCATAATGTTAAATACGGCTGGAGTGgaaaattgaaatcaaatttttctaaagaacaACCCGTCTGGTTGTTGGGAAGATGCTATCATCGTAAGGCAACACCATCCTCTTCTATGGAAACATCAGCAGAATTGAGTAATAATCCGTGTCAAGACAATGGTATAATATCGAGTGCTTATGACACAATACAACAAGTCAACTCCGAAAACATAATGACACCAAATAGTAACACGGCTCCATTGTATCCCATCTTAAATCCTCAACAGGTAGAGGAGATAGTTGTGCCACAGGAATTGGCTACGGATGCTACAGAGAATCAGGTGGGCGATAATCCCTGGGAGGAGGGTATTGAAGGGTTTAAACGTGATTTCTACAGCCGTATATGGATGACATATCGTCGAGAGTTCCCCTTGATGAATGGCTCAAATTACACTTCAGACTGTGGTTGGGGCTGTATGCTGCGCAGTGGTCAAATGTTATTAGCCCAAGCATTAATTTGTCACTTTTTGGGACGCA CCTGGCGTTATGATTCAGAATCTCAATTGCATTCGACCTATGAGGATAATATGCATAAAAAGATCATTAAATGGTTTGGTGATAGTTCATCGAAAAGTTCACCGTTTTCTATACACACCTTAGTCGGTTTGGGTgaaaaaatgggtaaaaaacCTGGTGATTGGTATGGTCCAGCATCAGTATCATATTTATTACG acAAGCCTTAAAAAATGCTGCTCAAGAAAATGCTGATTTTGATAATCTGGTTATATATGTGGCCAAGGATTGTACAA TTTATATCGGTGATATCGAGTCAGAATGTTGCATACCCGAACCCACACCCAAACCTCATGTACCTTGGCGTAAACCGGAAACACCCAAGTCTTTAGAGGCTAAACAAAATTGGAAATCATTGATTGTATTAATACCATTACGTTTGGGTACAGAAAAATTGAATCCGGTATATGCTCACTGTTTGAAATTATTGCTCAGCACTGAATATTGTATAGGCATTATTGGAGGTCGTCCAAAACACTCATTGTATTTTGTAGGATTTCAGG AGGATAAATTAATACATTTAGACCCGCATTACTGCCAGGAAATGGTGGATGTTAATCAGGAGAATTTTCCCTTACACTCATTCCACTGCAAGTCACCCAGAAAgcttaaaactaataaaatggATCCAAGTTGCTGTATAGGCTTCTACTGTCAAACAAAAactgattttgataattttgtagAATCCGTGCAAATG tatctTCATCCTATGCGCTGTGCTTCGGGCTCTTTGGAAAAACAGCTTCCCGTcaacacacaacaacaacaaatgccTTCAAGTTTGACCAATAGTTTTAcggaaacatcatcatcatcacaatATGCCGAAATGAATTATcccttattttcattttcaagagGACGTTGTTTGCAACATGAGACCCATAATGAAATGAGTGATTCTCTATATAAACCTTTGCAAAGACAACTACAACAAATCAACAATGATTCGTTGACAGCAGCAAGCAATGATGATGATAGTGAAACAGaagaatttgttttactttaa
- the Atg4b gene encoding cysteine protease ATG4D isoform X2, with the protein MMNYDGLLTQLTDEKLTLFQGRSTVATTTAANIIPVEEGAIEEEQAATIQCVKRPPTGASANTSKSEVSTPQRKISTSSRFINAFQQLYTTSSGSCVNNAVESDDNDGNTASSTSTSTPAAGRTPTKGMESKLLTMWHNVKYGWSGKLKSNFSKEQPVWLLGRCYHRKATPSSSMETSAELSNNPCQDNGIISSAYDTIQQVNSENIMTPNSNTAPLYPILNPQQVEEIVVPQELATDATENQVGDNPWEEGIEGFKRDFYSRIWMTYRREFPLMNGSNYTSDCGWGCMLRSGQMLLAQALICHFLGRTWRYDSESQLHSTYEDNMHKKIIKWFGDSSSKSSPFSIHTLVGLGEKMGKKPGDWYGPASVSYLLRQALKNAAQENADFDNLVIYVAKDCTIYIGDIESECCIPEPTPKPHVPWRKPETPKSLEAKQNWKSLIVLIPLRLGTEKLNPVYAHCLKLLLSTEYCIGIIGGRPKHSLYFVGFQEDKLIHLDPHYCQEMVDVNQENFPLHSFHCKSPRKLKTNKMDPSCCIGFYCQTKTDFDNFVESVQMYLHPMRCASGSLEKQLPVNTQQQQMPSSLTNSFTETSSSSQYAEMNYPLFSFSRGRCLQHETHNEMSDSLYKPLQRQLQQINNDSLTAASNDDDSETEEFVLL; encoded by the exons ATG ATGAACTATGATGGTCTATTGACGCAGTTAACGGATGAGAAATTGACATTGTTTCAAGGGAGATCAACGGTGGCGACAACAACCGCTGCTAATATAATACCTGTAGAGGAGGGAGCCATCGAGGAGGAACAGGCAGCTACTATACAATGTGTTAAAAGACCTCCTACTGGAGCGTCGGCAAATACCAGTAAATCAGAAGTTTCAACACCTCAAAGAAAAATATCTACATCTTCACGTTTTATCAATGCTTTTCAACAGCTATACACCACTTCAAGTGGTTCCTGTGTTAATAATGCAGTAGAAAGTGATGACAACGATGGCAACACCGCATCATCGACTTCGACATCAACACCGGCTGCTGGTAGAACTCCCACAAAAGGCATGGAGTCAAAGTTGCTTACCATGTGGCATAATGTTAAATACGGCTGGAGTGgaaaattgaaatcaaatttttctaaagaacaACCCGTCTGGTTGTTGGGAAGATGCTATCATCGTAAGGCAACACCATCCTCTTCTATGGAAACATCAGCAGAATTGAGTAATAATCCGTGTCAAGACAATGGTATAATATCGAGTGCTTATGACACAATACAACAAGTCAACTCCGAAAACATAATGACACCAAATAGTAACACGGCTCCATTGTATCCCATCTTAAATCCTCAACAGGTAGAGGAGATAGTTGTGCCACAGGAATTGGCTACGGATGCTACAGAGAATCAGGTGGGCGATAATCCCTGGGAGGAGGGTATTGAAGGGTTTAAACGTGATTTCTACAGCCGTATATGGATGACATATCGTCGAGAGTTCCCCTTGATGAATGGCTCAAATTACACTTCAGACTGTGGTTGGGGCTGTATGCTGCGCAGTGGTCAAATGTTATTAGCCCAAGCATTAATTTGTCACTTTTTGGGACGCA CCTGGCGTTATGATTCAGAATCTCAATTGCATTCGACCTATGAGGATAATATGCATAAAAAGATCATTAAATGGTTTGGTGATAGTTCATCGAAAAGTTCACCGTTTTCTATACACACCTTAGTCGGTTTGGGTgaaaaaatgggtaaaaaacCTGGTGATTGGTATGGTCCAGCATCAGTATCATATTTATTACG acAAGCCTTAAAAAATGCTGCTCAAGAAAATGCTGATTTTGATAATCTGGTTATATATGTGGCCAAGGATTGTACAA TTTATATCGGTGATATCGAGTCAGAATGTTGCATACCCGAACCCACACCCAAACCTCATGTACCTTGGCGTAAACCGGAAACACCCAAGTCTTTAGAGGCTAAACAAAATTGGAAATCATTGATTGTATTAATACCATTACGTTTGGGTACAGAAAAATTGAATCCGGTATATGCTCACTGTTTGAAATTATTGCTCAGCACTGAATATTGTATAGGCATTATTGGAGGTCGTCCAAAACACTCATTGTATTTTGTAGGATTTCAGG AGGATAAATTAATACATTTAGACCCGCATTACTGCCAGGAAATGGTGGATGTTAATCAGGAGAATTTTCCCTTACACTCATTCCACTGCAAGTCACCCAGAAAgcttaaaactaataaaatggATCCAAGTTGCTGTATAGGCTTCTACTGTCAAACAAAAactgattttgataattttgtagAATCCGTGCAAATG tatctTCATCCTATGCGCTGTGCTTCGGGCTCTTTGGAAAAACAGCTTCCCGTcaacacacaacaacaacaaatgccTTCAAGTTTGACCAATAGTTTTAcggaaacatcatcatcatcacaatATGCCGAAATGAATTATcccttattttcattttcaagagGACGTTGTTTGCAACATGAGACCCATAATGAAATGAGTGATTCTCTATATAAACCTTTGCAAAGACAACTACAACAAATCAACAATGATTCGTTGACAGCAGCAAGCAATGATGATGATAGTGAAACAGaagaatttgttttactttaa